From the Pseudorasbora parva isolate DD20220531a chromosome 2, ASM2467924v1, whole genome shotgun sequence genome, the window TTCAGAATGACCTTTCGGTTACAAGTCCAGATCAACAACACCAAATCTACGCtgcacattcagtttttaattgtagttaaTCTGTTCTATAACTAAACTAAAAATGATTACtataaaatatcaaaacaagGGTGGTGGTGtcgtggtgggaaagtgatATAAGCGCTGTTATGCCTGAACAACAAACACAGACTATGGCAGCAGGCCTATTACCCGTTATTATCAATCTAAATGAATCTACTGCGAAATATAGAAGCTTGTTACCAAGACGTAACACACCTGTGTGTTTTGTCTAGTGCAGTGTCCATGAATCTCGAGATTCCGGCCTTTATAAGAGAGAATAATATGTTCAGCCCCCTCCCTCCGAAGCTTCAAATATTCAGTGTTGATTACTATCGAAGCTCAAATAATGGTATACGGACCAGCCTTTGTAGATTTATATAATGATATGAAGTTGAAACCATAAAGGAAAGCTTTTCTCTGCTTAATAATTTCACTTTGCTCACAGCTAATACCTTCACATACCCTATgtataattcattaaaaaagcCTTTCAACATTAAAAGCATCTGAGCCTGTCTTAGGATGCCATCTCCCTCAGGGACATATCCAAGCCAGCAGCGTAAATCACTAGCTTGTGGGGCCATCTGTGTTGATTTTAAATGATTGTGCAAGGCAGCACTTTTGAAGCTGGACCAGCAAGCTCCCCTTGGACACTTTCAGAAAACAGCCATCACTGTGAGATCTCTCAAACCCAGAAAACACACTGCTCCCTAATATGTTCAACCAACAAGATAAGCAGCAGCCCATATGTATGAAAAGGGACAGAACAGCACCCCAGCTCACATGAGGCTCATTTGAAAATCTAACACCCCACTGGCTTCAGCCTAATGACAGAGCGTGGATGATCTCATTAGAGCCGATGGAGAGCTGTgaaattagtattattattattttttttaagagcTTGTACTTAAAACTGGTCTTGATGGTGTGCTGTGCTGTACTGGCCAGCTCAATGAAAGCAGACACTTTAAACGTATTAGTCATGTTTCCTTATGCGTTTGGTATCCTGAGGGAAATCTCTGTTGTAACACTCACCGAAAAATTAATATGCAATCTTGActataaataaaagaaattaaCTAATAATATAGATTCTTTTTGATAGGGTCTCAAAATTACAGATAATGGGTATGACCAATATTCATTCCACACTTTTTATGTTAAACTGTTTTGTAAAAATTACACCATTTGGTGCCATTTATTTCTATTTCTGCTCCAAAAGAAGTTTATTACATTGCAAAGCTTTGTTCACAAATGGTTTTTATAATGCGAAGTATCAACAACTTTTATATCCACATGATGAACAATCACATACCACGCGCAATCatccaaataaatgtattttatccATTGACCAATGACTGACCAATAAATACTGGTTAAAACTATTGCTCAAACCGATTATCAGACCTCCACTAAAAAACATGAAGTGTATGTTATACAACCACTGGGCAGAAAGTGTGCAGCTTTTATATAACAAATCTGATTGGGCAAATGTGGGCATTACACAATCCCCCAAGAGATAAACAGAATAATAAACTAGTATCAATCACATGCGTTTCCACCTCCTGTAAGTCACTGACACTGCAATATGGCACCCACAGAATGACTCACCATaaacacaaaaataatattgaCCAGCTTATTTGGTAAACCTATTAATACCACTATTATCTGAATGGCTCACTGTAAGTGACAGCCTTGATCTGTGTTACTCAAATTCTGCGTGAAGATGCGTGGGATGTGTTGACTAACTCACCGCTGCTGTAGGCATATGGAGACTCAGCAGATCCATCTTGAAGGCTGTCCAGGATCTCTCCTTTCCCCACATCGCTGTCTCCCACCAGGAGGAATTTAAGCAGGTAGTCGTAGCTCTTCACAGGGCTTCCCTGGGTGCCCATAATTGCTCACATCAGAGCCAGAGTGATAGCAAAGGATTGGAGACAACCGTGTGTGTGCCTCTCTGATGCCAAAGATGGACCCTGATTCCTCCAGAGCTCTAGGAGTCTATGAGTCTCTTGTGTCAGGTCTATCTTTGAATGGGTGTGTGGCCAAATCAGCAGACAGACCAAATTAAACCATTTCCCACCCGTCCAGATCCGGAAATGGAGATTAAAGTGTAcagcctttaaaatgtccagcCGTATTCACTCGTCCAGTCTAAATTTTGTAAAATAACAGGAGTCATCAGTGCATAAATATGTTGTGGCTGGTAAACTGAACAGCTAACAGTTAGGATGTTTACATTTCTTCCAACAAGCTCAACTCATCGTTACTGAAAcgaaatttaaaataatacatgtaAAAGTCTCAACCATTTACCAAAACATCTATTTTTATCATGGCAAATTATTGCTATAATAGAAAATCAATGAAGCTATCAAGCTAGTGCATTGTTAGCCTGCGCCTGCCAAGCTGTCAACACAAAGAAATAATATCATCTCAATTTTATCTAGTAATCACCTGCACGGTTATGACAATATTAACAATAAAAATGCACATTTGTTTTTCGCAAAACGAATTAAAATACTTTAAAGCCGAGCCGTTGTTCGGATGGAGTAACACAGCATCGGCTAACGCTACCAACGTTAGCTATGAGCCTAGCGCGTGAAAACAAGCGCAcaacattgattttatatcataaATTAGGGAATACATTTCTCACAATTACAATATACTCCTGCTGCAAGTTGAAGTAAAAACGTTAGCCTGACAAAAGAAAGAAGGGTATCCACATTCGCGCTCCAGTTAGCTTGAGCAGCCGATGCTAGCGCGTCTGGTAGAAATCATGACTCCATTTCTGTTTTTCTCTGAATAACAAAGATTCATGTAAGTTCGCGATGCTCGTCTCGGGTTCTCTGCGCGTTATCAGGCCCTTCTGGGGCGAGGCGCGGAAGGTGAGGGATTAAAGATCATCCGACCCGCTGGATATTATTGCCTTGTGCCGTAAATGCTCTCAGATATCCAAATATGTTTTATCACACAGGAGAGATCACACACACTATCACGCTGAGCTTTCACCTCTGCGTACTACAGCGCTCTGAGTCTGTCTGACTGACTGTACGGTACctccccctacacacacacacacacacacacacacacacacacacacacacacacacacacacacacacacacacacacacacacacacacacacacacacacacacacacacacacacacacacacacacacacacacacatatataccaTTAATGCATTAATACAAATACCttatagaaagacagacagacagtcagacagacagatagatagatagatagatagatagatagatagatagatagatagatagatagatagatagatagatagatagatagatagatagatagatagatagatagatagatagatagatagatagatagatagatagatagatagatagatagatagatagatagatagacaaagCCATTTAAACAGTACACACCTGCCACTGTCTGAATTCATTTGTCGGTGATGTAGGCTATATGTCCAAATCTCTTTCTTATATGGTTATGTACTACCAGTTTAGCCTGAGGGACAGTTCAGTACTAATTCCAAATATGACTGGGGCTGTCTCAGTGCCTAATATTCTacatgagtaaatgacagaacaTTATTTTTGGTAccatatgaaaataaaaatgggtTGTTTCTACTGTCCGTTTCCAGTCCCCACTTCTATTACAGGTTTCTGTGCTCTGTGACAGATGCAGGAGGGTTAATGAGACCGGGACAAGCCAAAGGTCTCGGGACTTTCAGGGAATCATCAAAAGAACATAATCCCCCTCCCCTTGAATAGATTAAAATGCAAATAGCGGTATGAAGTCTTTGTGTCTGCCCATCACGATTAGAGCTACATGAGGGTCTCAAGGGAGACAAGGGGACATCTGGACCAAGTATCAAATTCTATACCGGCCATTAAAAACATAAACGCTCCCTCCCCCAAAATATACATAATGCCGCCAGGATGAGATTTGAGAAAGCTGAATAGAATTCTATCAATTTCCTTTGTACATTTATGTATAGAGCTTCTCAGTTTTccaataaataattatatacattAGCACATATTATTAGATTAATATACTTTATCAATCTATCTATGACACGAAATAGCCTGTGTCTAGAATAGCATGCAGATATTTCAATATTTGACTACCCATGTTTGTGTCAGATACACACAAAGGTAATATTCCCTCAACACAAACATGCAGGTGAATCCCCAGCTCTTGTGTTTTTCATGTGTCATTGAATATTCAGTTGCCACAGCAGTCATTGTTGTGTAGTGCTGTCAAGTCTAGTCCGAGCACATTCTTCACATGCTGTACACCCAAACAAAAGATCCAAGACTAGTTATACTAGCATGTTTCTGAAAATGGGTAAACATTGAGTACCAATTGTTTATAGTGCAAGCATAACTCATATAGGAATGATGTAAGACGCACAAAGATACTGTGATgtataaaatgattaaatacattttattgagGTAAATTAAGggtttaaaaatgaacattacaaatgtatattttgatCATGATCATCTGAATTTATACAAATcatgtttttattaaatcatttatattaataataataactacaaAACAACATTGATTTGGCAACACTGACATAAGTGGTTCATGGTCAAATAATTTAATACacaaatctatatttaaactTAACACTGAGAGCCAGTTCACATGAGTCAGCAATTTTACTCAGAAAACTCTAAACACATGAATTTGACCTTTCTATCACAGCAAAAAACTAAAGAGAAATCAAGTTTTAATTCCAGTTCAATTGATCCTGGTGAAATTATGGTTTCGATATAGTGACtagttttaaattttaaaattacaattaatatatatatttttaaatggcaCATCTTCAATGTTATATAAAAGTAGTAGAagaataaatacaaaacatgaTCACAGTTTTAATCAAAGATTCTAGCCAGTGTCTGGAAAAGGAAAGATTATGATTTAAATCAACAATGTAGGAATATTTCCATTAAAAAGCTAATTAAGACTATATTGAAAGTCAGCAAAATCTGACGAACACAGCACAGTCTCCCAGTGTGCACGTGTGTAGCTGCTGTCTTCTAAGTGGTCTTGCATGTTCCTCCTAAAGTTAGTCCGTCTTAGTAGTCTTCTGCTTCCAGGGGTAAATGAGTTCTCCTACAAACAGTTTCTTGCACAATGCGGCCCAGGAATCCTTAGGGTAACAGCTATAAGTGGGCGTCCGGTAACACTGCAGTACAGAGCTGCACTTTAATGGATTGatctaaagaaaaaaagacagttttcatttatgtttgctCATCTGGAACATGATTAATTATCAAATCTCAGAGACAAGGAAAGCACATCCAGTGTTTGCGCTGATTATGAATTACACAAAATCTGCACAGTCAAACAGAGCTATTCAATAACCCAAAATCAACAGGTGAAACCCAAACCTTAAGTGAAGCCTAAACAGAAATAAACTACAGGATGACATGCTGTTTAACCAATCACCAACAAACATACCTCCATCATCAGGTGAAGAGGAGTTCCTGGTTCCTGACAAAGCACCTTGAATTTAACCCCCTCTGGAATCCAAAGAGATTCATTAAGTGCCTCTACTAATTGATCATTACACATAATTGGCAAGTACAAGGCCCAGAAGTACATGCATAATTTCATCTTTATCATCACATAAGAAAAAGTTCAAAGTTATGAAAGATATTTTCTTCGATGTGATACAGTATGGCTCACCTGCCAGCCTGTACGGTCTGCAGATACGCAGGCCAATGGCAAACAGGGGGAAGGAGTTGATGAAGTCGACACTGAGGTGAATCACTCCCTGAAACAACACCACCACCAACCGCAGCTAGAAACAGACAGAGAAACGACTTACACGTTAGCAACAACAACCCAGCTATGAGATTTCTATATATATCATaaaatattcattcattcatattacTCATACTAGAGACTTTTTACATCTAAAATTGAATTTCAACCCCTGATTTCTCTGCTATATGCTTTATGCATTAGTAGAGTATCAAGCACTATGACACAGCCCTGAACCAATACATTTGAGGAGACTTGTATTATCTAACAAACCAGTAAAACCCCGTTACGTACACTACTGttgaaaagttgattttttttggaagaaattaatactttgattcagcaaggatgcattaaactgacGGAAACGACTTACATTGTTAgctttcttttgttttctgtttttattaatgATTTGCCCTTAACTGTCAATAAAGCATCAATGACAATGTTTGCAGATGACTCAACTGTTTACTATGCTGCAGACTCACGTGAAAAACTTAATCCTGTTCTGTCTAGAGAATTGGATTCGGTGTATAAGTgggatataaaatattaaatatatccaAAACTAAAAGTATGAATAGGGGGTCAAAACAGAGTTTGGATCAgaattaaatttacatttagcCAGGCAATGAATACAACAAGTAGAAAAGGCTAAACTGTTGGGTTTGCTTATTGATTGATAGTCTTTCTTGGACAGAACACATAAATACTATTGTTAAGTTAACAGAAGAGAAATGTTGTCATTATGTGAACCAGGACACTTTAAAAATAGTAACAGAGTCATTACTATTATGTCACTTGTCATACTGCACCGAGGTGTGGTGTTCTGCTTCTAAAAAGGACTTGGCAAGAATACAAATTGTGCAAAATAAAGCAACAAGACTTATTCTGGGCTGCTCAATTAAAACAAGCAAAGAGCAGATGACCTCTACTCTTTCATGGCTCACTTTAAAccaaaaaataagaattacttTGAGCACCATAACACTTTGACAATGAAATGCCTATTTTTCTGTTTAATCAAATAGTGTACTATAACTCTGTGTACAATCATAACACCAGAAAGGCAAACAATGATCATATAATGACCCCCTATCCAAAAAAGAATTTTATCTTTTATAGAGCTAGTGTCATCTGGAATAACATTCCCATTGAAGGTTGTCAGCCTTGTAATAAGCTGTCATTTAAAAGTAGTTTAAGGTGTTATGTGTTGATGTAAGTTCTTAAATGTATTGattaatgtaattataaaaTCATATTGTATTAATGTCTCGTCCTGTCATGGATCGAAACCAgattttatgtatgtatgtacactcacctaaaggattattaggaacaccacactaatactgtgtttgacccccttacgccttcagaactgccttaaagggttagttcacccaaaaatgaaatttcttcattaatgactcaccccaatgtcgttccagacccgtaagacctctgttcatcctctgaacacagtttaagatatttgaaTTTAGtctgagggctttctgtcctttgaatgtaagtgtatgcccacttgctgtccacatccagaaggtaatgaaaacatcatcagagtagtccatatgggacatcagttggttagttagactcttttgaagcatcgaaaaaacacatatggactactttgatgagtgggcatacacttacattcaaaggacagaaaggcctcagaTCAAAAGCTAAAGAGCTTAAAACTGAAAATAGCAGAGAACTGCATCAGATGCTCCAGTTGGGCTGGAATAAGGATGAAGTTTAAACTCATGTCAGAGTGACTCACCAGGGTAAAGACTAGGTAATACAGAGCAGTGGTGGGAAGCAGGAACAGCAGAATGGTAAAGAGCAAAGTGCCAATGAACAACTGCAAAGGAAACAAGAGCAGAGTCAGTCATGTTCTGCAAGGATGTGTTGAATAGCTTGTACATGAATGAGGGATATAGAAATTGAGCAAAAGGACATGTACCTGGTCCAGGTCGTATGAGCATGAGTCAACCCTCTGCCTTAGTACATTCCACTTCTTTCCCCTGAAGAGCCGCCACAGGGAGGAGAGACCATAGATCTTCAGACAGTACAGTCTGACAAGAGAGATAAGAAAGTACAAATTCACAACAAAGAAACTGTGCAATTCTCAGAAAAGATTAAAAGCCTTGGAATGTTGCATCAGGggtaatatgaaaataaaatcctCTATACTGTAAATATAGATGGCAATAACTGACCAGACAGATCTGAGATAAAAACCTTAAAGAGACAGTACACCCAAAAATCATGTCATGAATTACATCCCTCATGTCTTCCCAAGACctgtttgacttttttttttgcgtgaaatataaaattaacttttattccAACAATGGAAGGGAATGGCGATGTCAGTGTCAACGGTCCCTTTAAAGGAGTTTCCTGATCACTTACTCACCGCCACAACATCTAACATGTTCATGTCAGTTTAAAGGTCCAAACTGCAGTTTCAATGCAGCTTCACATTTTCATTAGTGTTTGGGAAAAACTAATCATGATTAGTTTTATGATAAGGTttatgtttacataatatatggtTGTCTAGTGTATTGTGCATAACtatgtatatataaacacacacacatgcatatatacactgtgtgtgtgtgtgtatgtatatttttaagTCTTTTTAAGTCTTGTATATGAATATTTTGCATGAATatatttaagaaacattttattttgtcattaaaaatgtatattttgcatgtgtacatacatgtgtgtacaataattatacactgtactatataaaatgtaaacacaattttttattttggatgtgattaatcacgattaattctTTCCCAGCACTAATTTTGGTATTTTGGGAATGTTCCTTATAAATCTTAATTTCTTTTTGACCgaagaaaaaaagacatgacCATGTATGCTGTGGGGGTGAATAAATgatcaggaaattttcattttgaagtgaactactcctttagAGGCCAAATGTTATTATAAAAGGTATGAACAGTTGACACTGTTCTCTACTGGAAAACACTGGAAGTGcatgaacatgacaatgagttagAAAACTACATGCAGAACTACATAATTGAACCTTACCTTGCCCCATACACATAAAAACAGTAGATGTGAAAAGTCAGAAGGGCCACAATGTCGGACAGTATGGAAAGAGCAAAGGTCAATCCCAAGCAGGCTGAGAGTCCAACATACCACAGGATCCTCTCAATGAAAGGAGACATCAGGTGGATGTAACCTGCCGACACAATCACAAGACATACATGAGCGTCTGCAATAAACTTTAAACACCATGAGGACGCCTCAACTGAGGATGAACTTACTGATCCACAGATGGATGTGGTAGAGAAAGAATCTCCCCAGCACCTGGTCGAGagctctgttcatcttcagtcCAGCAGGAGCTCCCATCAGCCATTCTAACAGCTCCTGGAGCTCTTTAGCCACTCGCTAAAAgataagaaaagaaaagaaatggaaggacattaatacttttattcagcaaggatgtgttaaattgatcaaaagtcatttataatattacaaaaacttTTTGTTCATCAGAGATTCAAATcaataaaatattaagcagcacaacaatGTTTCACAACAATAAAAgtcttaagcagcaaatcagaatgatttctgagggATCAGTTGACttaaagttatattttaaaatatactgaaataggaaatctttttttttttagttcagtaatatttcacagtatcgttgtttttaatctattttcattaaataaatagtCCTACGaggcttctttcaaaaacattaatattaaatatcatATCCTTTGAacttttttacttacatttttaattagatCCACAAATGTGATGTAATATGTGTCTTACTTACATCTGCCACAGGTACCAGAGTATCCGCTAATTTGCTGATACGATTCTCCCTATAAAGCCACGAGACAAGCAGCAAACCGAGTGCTATGTCCACAAGAAATGACACAAAAATGTTTGCTTTTCTGTAAAGTGAAAAAAGAAGGGTGTGagaatatattttcttgaataatataataatggTGCAACAAGATACATAGATCAAGGAACTggcaattatttttaaatgaaacttTGAGCAAAATTGAACTCTCctgatgcaattttttttatacaacaaaaacatttaacaaaCATTCTTCAGGACAGGTCAAtaagatataatatataaaaatatataatatcagAAAATCAGAATACCTTTTTATGACAATGCAAGGTTAGTAAAAGTGCCATGTGCTACAACTCcctaaaatatataattcatgataattgtaaacaaattaataatagAGATGTTTACACTCAAATGTATTCAAGGAAACTTTTAACTTGATGTTACAGGACAAAACATTTTAGAGTAATTTAACTGAACTTGAAATTGGTATAAACTTTTTTCAAAACCGCATGAAATCAACAAATACAAGCAGCACATTTTTAAGAACTTTGAGGCACGTGTTTTAAAaaatcaagttaaaaaaaaataactcaccctcatgtcgtctCAATCACtcaagacttttgttcatctctGAAACAAACTAATATATGAAGCCTGAGAGACTACCACTTTGTTTGacatttcaaaaagttcatagaGATTGTAAAACGAATCCTATAAAAACTATGAATCGAGTTGTTTCATCCAAATTTCCTGAAGAGACAAGATCGCTTTAGATGATGAACAGAttaaatttaggcttttattcacatataaacattgatcagcaaaTTCATATAAACACAAGTTGTACCATATTTGCTTGAAGTGCGAGAACAATCACACACGTAACACTGGTTCTCTCACATCAAGCTAACATGCCTTGAGCTTTTGTTTATCATGACAAAGGTAGTTTGCTTGGACTGTCAATAGATGGACAgtaagctctcagatttcatcataAGTTTTTCAAACACAAACTAAAGTCTTGTAATGACGAGGGGAGCTATATAATTgcagaatttaatttttggggtgaatttACCCCTTTAAGCTACAattttaaaacacttttctttttgcTAATGACGCTCTTAAATACCATTGACCCAAGTATCATACCTCATAAAATCCATGTGTGTAGCAGCTTTTTGGGGGGAGAAGACATTCTTGAAATGAACTGCCCTGTACCCTGACTGAACACAGGTGGACAGCTTGCTCGAGACGAACAGCACCGGACGAAAATGTAAAATCCTGTAAAATACCAAAATATTTGAAGCTTGCTTTTCTCCATCACT encodes:
- the pigq gene encoding phosphatidylinositol N-acetylglucosaminyltransferase subunit Q, with protein sequence MVLKIFFPQCCNTADSGLLIGHWIPGHDSAVVLAVIHYPFIPGQVKKYLSQMQSQSQVDLTVVGSWSMPKEGKEGMDSFLKDLSTIFPQKCWLQLSREIGKRGFTCQVVQNNGKLLQDQEQKNGDDSSEEDKIIFVHYDQRKVMLSQLHPVQEVSQKSDIEPSELRLVFQTVAQSQPLFFLDKYDDGPLKLTHWQSEGREASIIVELLKQASVPICIFLTWLLSLWHWFCSFRILHFRPVLFVSSKLSTCVQSGYRAVHFKNVFSPQKAATHMDFMRKANIFVSFLVDIALGLLLVSWLYRENRISKLADTLVPVADRVAKELQELLEWLMGAPAGLKMNRALDQVLGRFFLYHIHLWISYIHLMSPFIERILWYVGLSACLGLTFALSILSDIVALLTFHIYCFYVYGARLYCLKIYGLSSLWRLFRGKKWNVLRQRVDSCSYDLDQLFIGTLLFTILLFLLPTTALYYLVFTLLRLVVVLFQGVIHLSVDFINSFPLFAIGLRICRPYRLAEGVKFKVLCQEPGTPLHLMMEINPLKCSSVLQCYRTPTYSCYPKDSWAALCKKLFVGELIYPWKQKTTKTD